A region of Solirubrobacterales bacterium DNA encodes the following proteins:
- a CDS encoding glutamate decarboxylase, with the protein MGDTSNFPQSTEMGAWVAEGAPDQAIPEDPMTPIAAMRLVQQELAVEGIPERNLATFVTTWMEPEARIVIDENLHRNFIDHAEYPQTFEIQQRCIRMLAELFHAPGETTGTSTQGSSEAIMLGALSLKWKWRQRCEADGKPTDSPNLVFGGDVHVVWEKFCRYFDVEPRIVPLQPGKYTIGPEDVEPHVDENTIGVAAVVGTTFTGHADDVAGINDLLVELKEKKGLDVPLHIDGASGAFVWPFLYPRSEWDFRLEQVRSINASGHKFGLVYPGIGWLIFREKSDLAEDLVFYENYLGKTDATFTLNFSTSSSMVIAQYYNFVRFGKAGYRWVMEVMQRNAQSLAQDIEGIGTFQIVGAGEETLPLVAFNLADQKPYDEFDIAFQLAAERGWMVPAYTMPPNAQDVKMMRALVKLNLSRSLVDTLADDLTGAIKTLEQKGPVSESERRRVKTSVTH; encoded by the coding sequence TTGGGCGACACATCAAATTTCCCTCAGTCCACAGAGATGGGCGCCTGGGTCGCGGAGGGTGCCCCCGACCAAGCCATCCCAGAGGACCCCATGACACCGATCGCGGCGATGCGCCTGGTTCAACAGGAGCTCGCCGTCGAGGGCATTCCCGAGCGGAACCTGGCCACCTTCGTAACCACCTGGATGGAGCCCGAGGCGCGGATCGTGATCGACGAGAACCTTCATCGGAACTTCATCGACCACGCCGAGTATCCCCAGACCTTCGAGATCCAGCAGCGCTGTATCCGGATGCTGGCCGAGCTGTTCCATGCGCCGGGCGAAACCACGGGCACGAGCACGCAGGGTTCCTCGGAGGCGATCATGCTGGGGGCCCTGTCGCTGAAGTGGAAGTGGCGCCAGCGCTGCGAGGCCGACGGCAAGCCCACGGACTCACCCAATCTGGTCTTCGGCGGGGACGTCCACGTGGTCTGGGAGAAGTTCTGCCGCTACTTCGACGTGGAGCCGCGGATAGTGCCGCTACAGCCGGGCAAGTACACGATCGGCCCGGAGGACGTCGAGCCCCACGTCGACGAGAACACGATCGGCGTCGCCGCGGTGGTAGGCACCACCTTCACCGGTCACGCCGACGACGTGGCGGGCATCAATGACCTCCTGGTCGAGCTGAAGGAAAAGAAGGGTCTCGACGTCCCCCTCCACATCGACGGCGCCAGCGGCGCCTTCGTCTGGCCCTTCCTCTACCCGCGCTCCGAGTGGGACTTCCGCCTCGAGCAGGTGCGATCGATCAACGCGTCCGGGCACAAGTTCGGCCTCGTCTACCCCGGGATCGGCTGGCTGATTTTCCGCGAGAAGTCCGACCTCGCCGAGGACCTGGTCTTCTACGAGAACTACCTGGGAAAGACCGACGCCACGTTCACGCTCAACTTTTCGACCAGCTCCTCGATGGTTATCGCGCAGTACTACAACTTCGTGCGCTTCGGCAAGGCGGGCTATCGCTGGGTCATGGAGGTGATGCAGCGAAATGCCCAGTCGCTCGCCCAGGACATCGAGGGTATCGGCACGTTTCAGATCGTCGGAGCCGGGGAGGAAACGCTGCCGCTGGTCGCCTTCAACCTCGCCGACCAAAAGCCCTACGACGAGTTCGACATCGCCTTCCAGCTTGCTGCCGAGAGGGGATGGATGGTGCCCGCCTACACGATGCCGCCGAACGCCCAGGACGTGAAGATGATGCGCGCTCTCGTCAAGCTCAACCTCAGCCGCTCACTCGTCGATACGCTTGCCGACGACCTCACGGGGGCGATCAAGACGCTCGAGCAGAAGGGCCCGGTGAGCGAGTCAGAGCGCCGACGCGTGAAGACGAGCGTCACCCACTAG
- a CDS encoding cation:proton antiporter — protein sequence MIDVDTGSFFAITLAAALAAVTVTVLPRKVAPPVVVIELLLGILIGPQVLDLAHSDGFVDFFSNLGLGMLFFFAGYEIDFERIRGRPLALGAVGWLVSLALAYGIGGVLAAAGVILSLVYTGSALATTAIGTLIPILRDNRELDTRFGTYLLAAGSVGEFGPILLITLVLSTTHPVHEAAILVAFIALAILLALASMRLAWRGFPALERTLESSSQLAIRIAVLLVFGLLFLAGELGLDILLGGFVAGMITRAAFRGREVTVFESKLTAVGFGFLVPFFFIDSGIEFDLDALGSASAQLKLLLFFGLFLVVRGVPAMLLYRRLLALRDRTALAFFCATELPLVVAITTIATETGHMRTSTAAGLVGAAMLSTLVYPFVGLGLRRGAVEGPVSGVPGTTSG from the coding sequence TTGATCGACGTCGACACAGGCTCCTTCTTCGCCATTACGTTGGCAGCGGCGCTTGCTGCGGTGACCGTGACCGTGTTGCCGCGCAAGGTTGCCCCGCCAGTCGTCGTCATCGAGCTGCTGCTGGGGATCCTGATCGGTCCGCAGGTCCTCGACCTCGCCCACAGCGACGGTTTCGTCGACTTCTTCTCGAACCTCGGGCTCGGCATGCTCTTCTTCTTCGCCGGATACGAGATCGACTTCGAGCGCATTCGCGGTCGGCCGCTTGCCCTGGGCGCCGTGGGGTGGCTGGTTTCGCTCGCCCTCGCCTACGGGATCGGCGGGGTGCTGGCGGCAGCCGGGGTCATCCTGTCCCTCGTCTACACGGGCTCGGCGCTGGCGACGACCGCGATCGGGACGCTGATCCCCATCCTGCGCGACAACCGCGAGCTGGACACCCGCTTCGGCACCTATCTGCTCGCCGCCGGGTCGGTGGGGGAATTCGGCCCCATCCTTCTCATAACCCTGGTGCTGTCGACGACGCACCCCGTCCACGAAGCCGCGATCCTGGTGGCATTCATCGCGCTTGCGATCTTGCTGGCGCTTGCCTCGATGCGGCTGGCGTGGCGCGGCTTTCCGGCGCTGGAGCGCACCCTCGAGTCGAGCAGCCAGCTCGCGATTCGGATCGCGGTGCTGCTTGTGTTCGGGCTCCTCTTCCTGGCGGGGGAGCTTGGCCTGGACATCCTGCTCGGCGGCTTCGTGGCCGGGATGATCACGCGGGCCGCGTTTCGAGGCCGCGAGGTGACTGTGTTCGAGTCCAAGCTGACGGCGGTCGGCTTCGGTTTCCTGGTCCCCTTCTTCTTCATCGACAGCGGGATCGAGTTCGACCTGGACGCTCTGGGCTCGGCGTCGGCGCAGCTCAAGCTTCTCCTTTTCTTCGGACTGTTCCTGGTGGTCCGCGGTGTCCCGGCAATGCTCCTCTACCGGCGCCTGCTCGCCCTGCGCGACCGCACCGCGCTGGCGTTCTTCTGTGCCACTGAGCTGCCGCTGGTGGTGGCGATCACCACGATCGCCACGGAGACGGGGCACATGCGCACCTCGACCGCCGCGGGACTGGTCGGCGCAGCGATGCTGTCGACGCTGGTCTACCCGTTCGTCGGGCTGGGGCTCCGCAGGGGAGCGGTCGAAGGGCCGGTCTCGGGTGTGCCAGGAACCACTAGTGGGTGA
- a CDS encoding carboxyl transferase domain-containing protein produces MPEHDEPIRDDLAELRRRRALTEDAARPDAVEHRHEKGGRTARENVADLIDPGTFVEYGRFAIAAQRERRDLGELIARTPADGLVGGTARINGDLFGDERSACAVLSYDYTVLAGTQGALGHRKKDRLFELIERMRLPTVFFAEGGGGRPGDTDYPVVSALDVRAFALWAGLSGLVPRVAIVKGYCFAGNAVIAGCADLIVATEDASIGMGGPPMIAGGGLGEVDADAVGPIATQAPNGVVDVVVADEAQAVATTKRLIAYFQGTTTSGVTPDQTRMREHVPERERRAYDVAPVIETLTDEGSATFLRERFAPEMVTALARIEGRPVGIIANNTVVMAGAITAAAADKAARFLQLCDAFDLPVVSLVDTPGYMVGPEAEAEGLVRRASRLLVAGASLRVPLVAVVLRRGYGLGAQAMVGGSLHEPLLTVAWPSAHLGPMGLEGAVRLALRKELEAIGDDEEREQRVREFTAAAQDNAKAINAAQLFEVDDVIDPAETRSLIAATLAAAAHRRRPRRLHRFVDTW; encoded by the coding sequence GTGCCCGAGCACGACGAGCCCATCCGGGACGATCTCGCCGAGCTTCGGCGGCGGCGCGCGCTCACCGAAGACGCCGCGCGCCCGGACGCCGTCGAGCACCGGCATGAGAAGGGCGGACGGACCGCGCGCGAGAACGTCGCCGATCTCATCGACCCAGGAACATTCGTCGAGTACGGACGGTTTGCGATCGCCGCCCAACGAGAGCGTCGCGACCTCGGCGAGCTGATCGCCCGCACGCCCGCGGACGGTCTGGTGGGAGGCACCGCGCGCATCAACGGCGACCTGTTCGGCGACGAGCGCAGTGCGTGCGCCGTGCTCTCCTACGACTACACCGTGCTGGCCGGCACCCAGGGCGCCCTTGGCCACCGCAAGAAGGATCGGCTCTTCGAGCTGATCGAGCGGATGCGGCTGCCCACCGTGTTCTTCGCCGAGGGCGGCGGTGGGCGCCCGGGAGATACCGACTACCCGGTTGTCTCGGCGCTGGACGTTCGCGCGTTCGCGTTGTGGGCGGGGCTATCGGGGCTGGTGCCGCGGGTTGCGATCGTCAAGGGCTACTGCTTCGCGGGCAACGCCGTCATCGCAGGGTGCGCCGATCTCATCGTGGCCACCGAGGACGCGTCAATCGGCATGGGCGGACCGCCGATGATCGCGGGCGGCGGACTCGGGGAGGTCGACGCCGACGCGGTCGGGCCGATCGCGACGCAGGCCCCGAACGGCGTCGTCGACGTCGTGGTCGCGGACGAGGCACAGGCCGTCGCGACCACCAAGCGCTTGATCGCCTACTTCCAGGGGACCACGACGTCCGGTGTCACACCCGACCAGACACGCATGCGCGAGCACGTTCCCGAGCGCGAGCGTCGCGCGTACGATGTCGCGCCCGTCATCGAGACCCTTACCGACGAGGGATCGGCGACATTCCTGCGCGAGCGCTTCGCTCCCGAGATGGTCACCGCCCTGGCCCGCATCGAAGGCCGGCCCGTGGGAATCATCGCCAACAACACCGTCGTCATGGCCGGCGCGATCACGGCCGCGGCAGCCGACAAGGCGGCCCGCTTCCTGCAGCTCTGCGATGCGTTCGACCTGCCGGTGGTCTCGCTGGTGGACACCCCCGGCTACATGGTGGGGCCGGAGGCCGAAGCCGAGGGGCTCGTGCGCCGCGCCTCGCGCCTGCTCGTTGCCGGGGCCTCGCTGCGCGTCCCGCTCGTCGCCGTGGTCCTGCGCCGGGGCTACGGCCTCGGCGCGCAGGCGATGGTGGGGGGCAGCCTGCACGAGCCCCTGCTCACGGTGGCGTGGCCGAGCGCCCACTTGGGGCCGATGGGGCTCGAGGGCGCCGTGCGCCTGGCCCTGCGCAAGGAGCTCGAGGCAATCGGGGACGATGAAGAGCGGGAGCAGCGCGTGCGGGAGTTCACGGCGGCCGCGCAGGACAACGCCAAGGCGATCAACGCCGCCCAGCTCTTCGAGGTGGACGACGTGATCGATCCCGCCGAGACGCGCTCGCTCATCGCCGCGACACTCGCCGCCGCCGCGCACCGCCGGCGGCCACGGCGCCTCCACCGGTTCGTCGACACCTGGTAG
- a CDS encoding alpha/beta hydrolase, which yields MLTLPNHLVNNVALPLRRRLLGDVLASPESVRAHVERRKRRPDNPGPPRSVRRKTSVHLIPRGPWPVYETRPNERPAAMSILYLHGGAYINEITRWHWFLIRQLVREVPARCVVPIYPLAPSGTAAEVVPRVAELARELIAEAAPERTVVMGDSAGGGMGLATSFRLRDQGLPQPSRLVLISPFLDATMSDRRQDALASRDTMLRRPGLVEAGRLYAGSLGLDDPRVSPIYGDFRRLPPMTVFTGTHDMLDPDSQRLAAQAREGGVPVDLHEVQGAPHAFPVAPTAQGARARASIVEACQRSV from the coding sequence GTGTTGACCCTGCCGAATCACCTGGTCAACAACGTGGCCTTGCCGCTGCGGCGACGGCTCCTGGGTGACGTGCTGGCTTCGCCGGAGAGCGTTCGCGCCCACGTCGAACGACGGAAGCGGCGTCCCGATAACCCCGGGCCACCCCGGAGTGTGCGCCGGAAGACCAGCGTCCATCTGATTCCACGCGGCCCATGGCCGGTCTACGAGACAAGGCCCAACGAGCGTCCCGCAGCCATGTCGATCCTCTACCTGCATGGCGGGGCCTACATCAACGAGATCACCCGATGGCATTGGTTCCTGATCCGACAGCTGGTCCGGGAGGTGCCTGCTCGTTGCGTAGTTCCCATCTATCCATTGGCGCCGTCCGGAACCGCTGCCGAGGTCGTTCCTCGGGTGGCGGAGCTCGCTCGCGAGCTGATCGCGGAGGCCGCGCCCGAGCGGACGGTTGTGATGGGCGATTCCGCGGGCGGTGGGATGGGCTTGGCCACGTCTTTCCGGCTGCGCGATCAGGGACTCCCGCAGCCCTCACGGCTGGTGCTCATCTCGCCCTTCCTGGACGCGACCATGAGCGACCGGCGACAGGATGCGCTGGCGTCCAGGGACACGATGCTGAGGCGCCCGGGGCTGGTCGAAGCCGGTCGGCTCTATGCGGGCTCGCTGGGCCTGGATGACCCTCGCGTCAGCCCGATCTATGGGGACTTTCGTCGCCTTCCCCCGATGACGGTCTTCACCGGCACGCATGACATGCTCGACCCCGACTCGCAACGCCTGGCGGCTCAGGCAAGGGAGGGCGGGGTACCGGTCGACCTCCACGAGGTTCAGGGCGCACCGCACGCATTTCCGGTGGCGCCCACCGCCCAGGGCGCTCGGGCACGTGCCTCGATCGTGGAAGCGTGTCAGCGGTCGGTTTGA
- a CDS encoding class I SAM-dependent methyltransferase, which produces MIGPSLRRGSDAVSPTAHYTGHVWVRNGLSHPELATWEGRVLFDALRPAVTASRALGGPTLEGLLLARHRVIDDLLARAIESGSVQQVVEPACGMSPRGWRFTQRYGDGLTYIEADLPQMAARKRRALARMGSLSDRHRVAELDLLRDDGPASVASLAAGLDRDRGVVIITEGLITYFDQGQVLGMWDRFARVFEPFPQRRYLADLRLAGENRGPAERAFGVVLSAFVRGRVHTHFADADEATAALRAAGFSEARLHRCGEHPAAGPTRGDPGARRVHIIEAVGQSVCHP; this is translated from the coding sequence ATGATCGGCCCGAGCCTTCGCCGGGGGTCCGATGCGGTCAGCCCCACGGCCCACTACACCGGCCATGTCTGGGTGCGCAATGGCCTCTCTCATCCGGAGCTCGCCACCTGGGAGGGACGTGTGTTGTTCGATGCTCTCCGTCCGGCAGTGACTGCGAGCCGGGCGCTCGGCGGGCCCACCCTCGAGGGACTGCTGCTGGCGCGTCACCGGGTCATTGACGACCTGCTCGCGCGGGCGATCGAGTCGGGCAGCGTGCAGCAGGTGGTCGAGCCTGCATGTGGCATGTCCCCTCGCGGCTGGCGCTTCACCCAGCGCTACGGCGACGGCCTCACCTACATCGAGGCGGACCTTCCGCAGATGGCCGCCCGCAAGCGGCGCGCGCTCGCGCGCATGGGATCGTTGAGCGACCGGCATCGCGTCGCCGAGCTCGACCTGCTGCGTGACGACGGGCCGGCGAGCGTCGCGAGCCTCGCTGCCGGCCTCGACCGCGACCGGGGCGTGGTGATCATCACCGAGGGCTTGATCACCTACTTCGATCAGGGCCAGGTGCTGGGGATGTGGGACCGCTTCGCCCGCGTATTCGAGCCTTTCCCGCAGCGTCGCTACCTGGCGGACCTCCGCCTCGCCGGTGAGAACCGAGGTCCCGCCGAGCGAGCATTCGGCGTCGTCCTGTCGGCATTCGTCAGGGGAAGGGTGCACACCCACTTCGCCGACGCGGACGAGGCCACCGCCGCGCTCCGGGCAGCCGGCTTCAGCGAGGCTCGCTTGCACCGGTGCGGCGAGCATCCGGCGGCGGGGCCGACGCGCGGCGACCCAGGCGCGCGCCGTGTCCACATCATCGAGGCTGTAGGGCAGTCCGTTTGTCACCCTTGA
- a CDS encoding phospholipase: MSALAYRERPAAGEPAGLLVLHHGRGTDEHDLLGLAEALDPDRRLLVVTPRGPLTLSGLPGNHWYAVPRVGYPDPNTFHTAVAKLADFHDELWQRTGITPKETVLGGFSMGSVMSYSLGLAADRPAPAGILAFSGFIPTVEGWQPHLADRLDLRVFIAHGRRDPVIEIGFARQARELLEADGLEVEYHESDVAHQIDPADVSAAEQWLSRLMVS, translated from the coding sequence GTGAGCGCGCTCGCGTACCGGGAGCGGCCGGCGGCGGGCGAGCCCGCGGGCCTGCTCGTCCTTCACCACGGCCGAGGGACCGACGAGCACGATCTGCTCGGTCTGGCTGAGGCCCTCGACCCGGACCGTCGCCTGCTCGTCGTCACGCCGCGTGGCCCGCTCACGCTCTCCGGCTTGCCCGGCAACCACTGGTACGCGGTCCCCCGTGTCGGCTATCCCGACCCCAACACCTTCCACACCGCTGTTGCCAAGCTGGCCGACTTCCACGACGAGTTGTGGCAGCGCACCGGCATCACGCCGAAGGAGACTGTCCTCGGTGGGTTCTCGATGGGCTCGGTAATGAGCTACTCCCTGGGCCTGGCCGCCGACCGCCCCGCACCCGCCGGCATCCTCGCCTTCTCCGGCTTCATCCCAACGGTGGAAGGCTGGCAACCGCACCTCGCCGATCGCCTCGACCTGCGTGTTTTCATCGCCCATGGCCGCCGTGACCCAGTCATCGAGATCGGCTTCGCTCGGCAGGCTCGCGAGCTGCTCGAAGCGGATGGCTTGGAGGTCGAGTATCACGAGTCCGACGTCGCGCATCAGATCGACCCCGCGGATGTATCGGCGGCCGAGCAGTGGCTATCGCGCCTGATGGTGAGCTGA
- a CDS encoding DUF1697 domain-containing protein produces the protein MQRCVAFLRGINLAGQRRVPMGQLRDVLEQAGYEEVQTLLQSGNVVLSAGADPKALERKLAKTLSGEFGFEIQVIVRTRDELAEILERDPFAGEADDPARYQVSLLSAEPDPKGVQELEAAVVSPERVVISGREVYAWHPGGVGRSKLAKLINDRQLGVGVTARNWRTLTRLLEMADRQTDR, from the coding sequence ATGCAGCGCTGCGTTGCGTTCCTACGCGGGATCAACCTGGCCGGACAGCGACGCGTGCCGATGGGACAGCTCCGCGACGTGCTCGAGCAAGCGGGCTACGAGGAGGTGCAGACGCTGCTTCAAAGCGGGAACGTGGTCCTCAGCGCCGGGGCCGATCCGAAGGCCCTCGAGCGCAAGCTGGCGAAGACCCTCAGCGGGGAATTCGGATTCGAGATTCAGGTGATCGTCCGAACCCGCGACGAGCTCGCGGAGATCCTGGAGCGGGACCCGTTCGCCGGTGAAGCCGACGATCCAGCCCGGTATCAGGTGAGCCTTCTCTCCGCGGAGCCCGATCCGAAGGGCGTTCAAGAGTTGGAGGCTGCGGTCGTATCGCCCGAGCGCGTCGTCATCAGTGGGCGCGAGGTCTACGCATGGCATCCCGGCGGGGTTGGCCGCTCGAAGCTCGCCAAGCTGATCAACGACCGACAGCTTGGAGTTGGGGTCACCGCCAGAAACTGGCGGACGCTCACCAGGTTGCTCGAAATGGCCGATCGTCAAACCGACCGCTGA
- a CDS encoding UBP-type zinc finger domain-containing protein → MTTCTHLDHIRITELPESVDGCEECLKAGEPWFHLRICLECGQVGCCDSSPNRHASSHAAQAGHPLIRSLQPGEAWAFCFVDEVGLEVPQVHGETRIPPSPLGG, encoded by the coding sequence ATGACCACCTGCACTCACCTCGATCACATTCGGATCACCGAGCTCCCGGAATCCGTCGACGGCTGCGAAGAATGCCTCAAGGCCGGGGAGCCATGGTTCCACCTGCGGATCTGTCTCGAATGCGGCCAGGTCGGTTGTTGTGATAGCTCGCCGAACAGGCACGCCTCATCGCACGCGGCCCAGGCCGGTCATCCGTTGATCCGATCGCTTCAGCCGGGCGAGGCCTGGGCCTTCTGCTTCGTCGACGAGGTTGGCCTGGAGGTCCCGCAAGTACACGGCGAGACACGAATCCCGCCCTCGCCACTGGGCGGCTGA
- a CDS encoding DUF5996 family protein, producing the protein MKTSSTWPALSYEGWSATCDTLHALTQIPGKLAVELAPPAPQLQHAALRLTPRGWETQALPAPDGSGAIVAGLDLRTHEALIEHSDGRETRIPLTPHRPVADVTREVLDAVERLGGRVEINPTPQETFWDIPLDEDREHSTYEADQVDSYFAAATQAALALAEFRAPYRGRSTPVNAWWGTFDLAVSFYSGTAVDPPTDDFIMRNSGDAEQIGIGWWPGDQKYGKAAFFALAYPTRDGFSEADLDPAPAHWDADLGEFVLDWDDIRSETDPRGLAVEFAQSAFQHACAVCEWDPVLAGSARGTPPPVH; encoded by the coding sequence GTGAAGACGTCCTCTACCTGGCCTGCACTGTCTTACGAGGGGTGGAGCGCAACCTGCGACACGCTTCACGCTCTCACCCAGATCCCCGGCAAGCTGGCCGTGGAGCTAGCTCCGCCCGCGCCGCAGCTTCAGCACGCCGCCCTCCGTCTCACGCCGCGCGGTTGGGAGACCCAGGCGTTGCCGGCGCCCGACGGCTCAGGGGCGATCGTCGCCGGACTTGACCTGCGTACCCACGAAGCGCTGATCGAGCACAGCGACGGACGCGAGACGCGGATTCCCCTCACCCCGCACCGGCCGGTTGCCGACGTGACGCGCGAGGTGCTGGACGCCGTGGAACGCCTCGGCGGCCGGGTGGAGATCAATCCAACACCGCAGGAGACTTTCTGGGACATCCCGCTGGACGAGGACCGTGAGCACTCCACCTATGAAGCTGATCAGGTGGACTCCTACTTCGCCGCCGCCACGCAGGCAGCGCTGGCTCTTGCCGAGTTCCGCGCGCCTTATCGCGGCCGCTCCACCCCGGTGAACGCATGGTGGGGAACCTTCGACCTGGCCGTTTCCTTCTATTCCGGGACGGCGGTCGATCCCCCAACCGACGACTTCATCATGCGGAACTCGGGTGACGCCGAGCAGATCGGGATCGGCTGGTGGCCGGGCGACCAGAAGTACGGCAAGGCGGCCTTCTTCGCCTTGGCCTACCCAACACGAGATGGTTTCTCCGAAGCCGATCTTGATCCCGCACCAGCCCACTGGGACGCGGACCTCGGAGAGTTCGTGCTCGATTGGGATGACATCCGCTCCGAGACCGATCCTCGCGGGTTGGCGGTTGAGTTCGCCCAGTCGGCCTTTCAACACGCCTGCGCCGTGTGCGAGTGGGACCCGGTCCTCGCCGGCAGCGCGAGGGGCACTCCGCCGCCGGTCCACTGA
- a CDS encoding MFS transporter, which produces MADPVGTGASGSDVEVSFDSPRGHWVLAVAVLGSGMAFLDGTVVNVALPDIGEDLGASTSSLQWILNGYLLTLASLILLGGSLGDRHGRRRIFVVGVVVFTVASLLCAAAPNASMLVAARLLQGIGGALLTPGSLAMIESSFRPGDRARAIGAWSGLGGVATALGPLLGGYLVEAVSWRAIFLINLPLGVLVAAMAVRHVPETRDPTASGRLDFGGAALAALGLAGTTYALIEGPGNWPSAPVLIGAIGGVVALVAFLFAERRSPNPMMPLGMFASRQFSAANLVTFAVYAALGGFFFLFVAFLQVALGYSPLAAGAASLPVTALMLAFSARSGALAQRIGARIPLTVGPLVIAVGLLLMTRIDPGDSYVTGIAPPVIIFGLGLTLVVAPVTATVLAAADARHSGIASGINNAVSRVASLLAVAVLPLAAGITGDQFYDPAAMTDGFHMAMVVCAGLAAVGGILAWLTISDEVLEAEPVPEGDTPDRIATDYTCGVSGTPLRPGREAACAPAVVEETAVPAG; this is translated from the coding sequence ATGGCAGATCCGGTCGGCACCGGAGCCTCCGGCAGCGACGTGGAGGTGAGCTTTGATAGCCCCCGGGGCCACTGGGTTCTCGCGGTGGCGGTATTGGGCTCCGGGATGGCCTTCCTCGACGGCACCGTCGTCAACGTTGCTCTGCCGGACATCGGCGAAGACCTTGGCGCGTCGACCAGCTCCCTCCAGTGGATACTGAACGGCTACCTCCTGACGCTCGCCTCCTTGATCCTCCTTGGGGGATCGCTCGGGGACCGTCACGGCCGGCGGCGCATCTTCGTCGTCGGGGTCGTCGTGTTCACCGTCGCATCGTTGCTTTGTGCCGCTGCCCCGAATGCCTCCATGCTCGTCGCCGCTCGGCTGCTCCAGGGGATCGGCGGAGCCCTCCTAACACCCGGCAGCCTGGCAATGATCGAGTCGAGCTTCCGCCCCGGCGACCGCGCGCGCGCGATCGGCGCCTGGTCCGGCCTGGGCGGCGTTGCGACGGCGCTCGGCCCGCTCCTGGGCGGCTACCTGGTTGAGGCCGTCTCCTGGCGAGCGATCTTCCTGATCAACCTGCCGCTGGGCGTCCTCGTCGCGGCGATGGCTGTTCGCCACGTTCCCGAGACTCGCGACCCGACAGCGAGTGGGCGCCTCGACTTCGGCGGCGCGGCGCTCGCTGCGCTCGGACTGGCGGGTACGACGTACGCCCTGATCGAAGGCCCAGGCAATTGGCCCTCCGCCCCCGTGCTGATCGGGGCGATTGGCGGAGTGGTTGCCCTGGTCGCCTTCCTGTTCGCCGAGCGGCGCAGCCCGAATCCCATGATGCCGCTCGGCATGTTCGCCTCGCGGCAGTTCAGCGCCGCCAACCTCGTCACCTTCGCGGTGTACGCCGCGCTCGGCGGGTTCTTCTTTCTCTTCGTGGCGTTCTTGCAGGTGGCGCTCGGCTACTCGCCCCTTGCCGCCGGCGCGGCATCGCTGCCGGTGACCGCCCTGATGCTCGCGTTCTCGGCCCGTTCGGGTGCCCTTGCCCAGCGGATCGGCGCCAGGATTCCGCTCACCGTCGGCCCGCTGGTGATCGCGGTAGGCCTGCTCTTGATGACGCGCATCGACCCGGGCGACTCCTACGTCACGGGCATCGCGCCCCCGGTGATCATCTTCGGGCTTGGCCTGACCCTGGTGGTGGCGCCCGTAACGGCCACCGTCCTTGCCGCCGCCGATGCCCGCCACTCGGGGATCGCCTCCGGGATCAACAACGCGGTCTCGCGGGTTGCCAGCTTGCTGGCTGTGGCCGTGCTCCCACTGGCTGCAGGCATCACGGGCGACCAGTTCTATGACCCCGCCGCGATGACGGACGGGTTTCACATGGCGATGGTCGTTTGCGCTGGGCTTGCGGCGGTGGGCGGGATCCTGGCCTGGCTGACGATCAGCGATGAGGTGCTGGAGGCGGAGCCCGTGCCTGAAGGCGATACCCCCGACCGAATCGCGACCGACTACACATGTGGGGTGTCCGGGACCCCCCTGCGACCCGGACGCGAAGCCGCATGCGCACCTGCTGTCGTCGAGGAAACCGCGGTGCCCGCGGGATAG
- a CDS encoding thioredoxin domain-containing protein produces MPQPPSSSLPPIEGRDHVMGAGSPQLTLVEYGDFGCPFCFAASLPVKSLLDRFETLRLVWRHLPDAELHPGADRAAELSELAAVHGKFWEAHSLLLSGREEFSHQDLLSVASRLELDTDEVEAALGERTFRERVIEDVAGGERAGVHGTPTFFVNGERLEGPWRRLAQIVPAKIEESRR; encoded by the coding sequence GTGCCCCAGCCTCCCTCAAGCTCCCTACCGCCGATCGAAGGGCGCGATCACGTGATGGGTGCCGGCTCGCCGCAGCTGACACTGGTCGAGTACGGCGACTTCGGCTGTCCGTTCTGCTTTGCGGCCAGTTTGCCGGTGAAGTCGCTCCTGGATCGCTTCGAGACCCTCCGTCTCGTGTGGCGACACCTTCCCGACGCCGAGCTGCATCCCGGGGCGGACCGTGCTGCCGAGCTCTCCGAGCTCGCCGCCGTCCACGGAAAGTTCTGGGAGGCACACTCGCTGTTGCTTTCGGGGCGGGAGGAGTTCTCGCATCAGGATCTGCTCTCCGTGGCGTCGCGGCTCGAGCTGGATACCGATGAGGTCGAGGCGGCACTGGGGGAGCGCACCTTTCGCGAGCGTGTCATCGAGGATGTCGCAGGGGGTGAGCGCGCGGGAGTCCACGGCACCCCGACCTTCTTCGTCAACGGGGAGCGCCTGGAGGGTCCTTGGCGCCGGCTCGCGCAGATCGTCCCGGCCAAGATCGAGGAGTCGAGGCGTTGA